From a region of the Streptomyces tirandamycinicus genome:
- a CDS encoding potassium channel family protein: MKERTAQMRWEARTQGPLLVLAVVFGLAYAVPIVLPAAPAWVHRGSQLVEWTVWIAFAGDYLVRLRLAPHKWLFVRRHPLDLLAVLLPLVQPLRLLRVVSTLLLVGRRARMAPQITLTTYVAGAVAGLMMFGSLAVLAVERDAPDGNIRTLGDAVWWSFTTMTTVGYGDHAPTTGLGRVLAVGLMLSGIALLGVVTANIAAWFISRFERDDAEERRQTALLEALTQEVRELRAEVARLSAAPAAASGRTAVPPPGSPPGSATGSPH, translated from the coding sequence ATGAAAGAACGAACGGCGCAGATGCGCTGGGAGGCCCGCACCCAGGGTCCGCTGCTGGTGCTCGCCGTGGTGTTCGGGCTCGCGTACGCGGTGCCGATCGTGCTGCCGGCCGCCCCCGCGTGGGTGCACCGGGGCTCCCAGCTCGTGGAGTGGACCGTGTGGATCGCCTTCGCCGGCGACTACCTGGTACGGCTGCGGCTGGCCCCGCACAAATGGCTCTTCGTGCGGAGGCATCCGCTGGACCTGCTCGCGGTGCTCCTGCCGCTGGTGCAGCCGCTGCGGCTGCTGCGGGTGGTCTCCACGCTCCTCCTGGTCGGACGACGGGCCCGGATGGCGCCGCAGATCACGCTCACCACCTATGTGGCCGGCGCGGTGGCCGGGCTGATGATGTTCGGCTCGCTCGCGGTGCTGGCCGTCGAGCGGGACGCCCCCGACGGGAACATCCGGACGCTGGGTGACGCCGTGTGGTGGTCGTTCACCACGATGACGACCGTCGGCTACGGCGACCATGCGCCGACCACCGGCCTGGGGCGGGTGCTCGCGGTCGGTCTGATGCTCTCGGGAATCGCGCTGCTCGGTGTGGTGACCGCCAACATCGCCGCCTGGTTCATCTCCCGCTTCGAGCGCGACGACGCCGAGGAGCGCCGCCAGACGGCCCTGCTGGAGGCCCTCACCCAGGAGGTCAGGGAACTGCGGGCGGAGGTCGCACGGCTGTCGGCGGCACCGGCGGCCGCGTCCGGACGCACCGCCGTGCCACCGCCTGGTTCTCCCCCTGGTTCCGCCACTGGTTCTCCCCACTAG
- a CDS encoding peptidase inhibitor family I36 protein, with translation MRTTVLCTSALAALCLLAPASAAAPAAPAAQATVASPASPASPATPAAAARSAPPQPRLGRCGPGELCLWAKPGFTGTRHVHELSGIDIESCVPLPAAAGAQALANRTGRPVTAYQSAECAETGEFETYPGGGTWVPQTPYRVRAFKVWEN, from the coding sequence ATGCGTACGACCGTTCTCTGCACCTCGGCACTGGCTGCCCTGTGCCTGCTGGCACCGGCTTCCGCTGCTGCCCCGGCTGCCCCGGCTGCCCAGGCCACCGTGGCCTCTCCTGCCTCTCCTGCCTCTCCGGCCACCCCGGCTGCGGCGGCGCGGTCCGCGCCGCCGCAGCCGCGTCTCGGCCGCTGCGGCCCCGGCGAACTGTGCCTCTGGGCGAAGCCGGGCTTCACCGGGACACGCCACGTCCACGAGCTGTCCGGCATCGACATCGAGTCCTGCGTCCCGCTCCCGGCGGCCGCCGGCGCCCAGGCCCTCGCCAACCGCACCGGACGCCCGGTCACCGCCTACCAGTCTGCCGAGTGCGCGGAGACCGGTGAGTTCGAGACGTACCCGGGCGGCGGGACCTGGGTGCCCCAGACCCCCTATCGGGTACGGGCGTTCAAGGTGTGGGAGAACTAG
- a CDS encoding alpha/beta hydrolase, translating into MTASHPSPTPNVRRTLLALAVVFVLLATTGWTAVRQQNGPVETRAAALTAWKQAVIGHRALPDPESPPGVLARFFSSLEAGQAASLADRHPLVVGNLNGAPVTLRYRANRIALAQERQVEQWRASDGRLSAAGRGEASRRVHRYESLLRPGRQILAFDPTGKGRVAEVFGDLDRARRVSVIVPGVDTDVLTFERSKRRYSAPVGMAQSLYTAERAAAPAVRTAVIAWADYTSPSGVGLDASTGRLAAGGADRLVALTGALPGRSEVSLFCHSYGSVVCGVAARELPRRVRDMAVAGSPGMRAENAAGLGTDARVWAMRDAGDWIKDVPYLKVGGLGHGADPVAPGFGARVLSAAGALGHTGYFEPGTESLSNFAEIGVGSYRTVSCEDGNSGCRRGIYGAEVS; encoded by the coding sequence GTGACTGCTTCGCACCCCTCCCCCACACCGAACGTCCGGCGCACCCTCCTCGCTCTCGCCGTGGTGTTCGTGCTGCTCGCGACCACCGGATGGACCGCCGTGCGGCAGCAGAACGGCCCCGTCGAAACCCGGGCGGCAGCGCTGACCGCGTGGAAGCAGGCCGTCATCGGGCACCGCGCGCTGCCGGACCCGGAGTCGCCCCCCGGTGTGCTGGCCCGGTTCTTCTCCTCCCTCGAAGCCGGGCAGGCGGCCTCCCTGGCGGACCGGCATCCGCTCGTCGTGGGCAATCTCAACGGCGCGCCGGTGACACTGCGCTACCGCGCCAACCGGATCGCGCTCGCCCAGGAGCGTCAGGTGGAGCAGTGGCGGGCGAGCGACGGGAGGCTCTCCGCCGCCGGGCGCGGCGAGGCGAGCCGGCGCGTGCACCGGTACGAGTCACTGCTGCGGCCCGGGCGCCAGATCCTCGCCTTCGACCCGACCGGGAAGGGCCGGGTCGCCGAGGTGTTCGGCGACCTCGACCGGGCCCGGCGCGTGTCCGTGATCGTCCCCGGCGTCGACACCGACGTCCTGACCTTCGAGCGGAGCAAGCGCAGGTACTCCGCCCCGGTGGGCATGGCCCAGTCGCTGTACACGGCGGAGCGCGCCGCCGCCCCTGCCGTGCGTACGGCCGTGATCGCCTGGGCCGACTACACCTCGCCCTCGGGTGTCGGGCTCGACGCCTCCACCGGACGGCTCGCCGCCGGCGGCGCGGACCGCCTGGTCGCCCTGACGGGGGCACTGCCCGGCCGGTCCGAGGTGTCGCTCTTCTGCCACAGCTACGGCTCGGTGGTCTGCGGCGTCGCCGCGCGCGAACTGCCCCGGCGGGTCCGCGACATGGCGGTCGCCGGCAGTCCGGGCATGCGCGCGGAGAACGCCGCCGGGCTGGGCACGGACGCGCGCGTGTGGGCGATGCGGGACGCCGGCGACTGGATCAAGGACGTCCCGTACCTGAAGGTCGGCGGGCTCGGCCACGGCGCCGACCCGGTGGCCCCGGGCTTCGGTGCGCGGGTGCTGTCGGCGGCGGGAGCCCTCGGCCACACCGGGTACTTCGAGCCGGGTACGGAGAGCCTCAGCAACTTCGCCGAGATAGGGGTCGGTTCGTACCGGACGGTCAGCTGCGAGGACGGCAACTCCGGGTGCCGCAGGGGAATTTACGGTGCGGAAGTGTCCTGA
- a CDS encoding DUF4429 domain-containing protein produces MGDVLAGIHATWEFEPDSVLIRFTRGNRGTPKLFQVLDERRIPLEALESVTVCPGKRGTVVLHAVPRAGADPLMDAAAGQLKEAADPYRLVLPAERGTLAEYYADELRAVLPGPATGPAARCLVPSVGAPLRFKAYDGKAVFDGEKVSFRWSWTGASSAKWKAGDQSYTVSELAGVEWRSPEALDGHLRLLFRGGAPGGAGERPAQADQDPAAVVFGLGYGPVHESLPFAAAVLEAAREAAPALPAAAAPPRDPAGVAERIRHLGELHSAGLVTDEEFRNKKAELLAEL; encoded by the coding sequence ATGGGTGATGTGCTGGCCGGAATACATGCCACCTGGGAGTTCGAACCGGACTCCGTGCTCATCCGCTTCACTCGGGGGAACCGCGGTACGCCGAAGCTGTTCCAGGTGCTGGACGAACGGCGCATCCCCCTCGAAGCGCTCGAGTCGGTGACCGTCTGCCCGGGGAAACGCGGCACCGTGGTGCTCCACGCGGTGCCGAGAGCGGGCGCCGATCCGCTGATGGACGCGGCGGCGGGACAGCTGAAGGAAGCCGCGGACCCGTACCGGCTGGTGCTGCCCGCGGAGCGCGGGACACTCGCCGAGTACTACGCCGACGAACTGCGCGCCGTGCTGCCGGGTCCGGCCACCGGACCCGCGGCCCGCTGCCTGGTCCCCTCCGTCGGTGCGCCGCTGCGGTTCAAGGCGTACGACGGCAAGGCCGTGTTCGACGGGGAGAAGGTGTCCTTCCGCTGGTCCTGGACCGGTGCCTCGTCCGCGAAGTGGAAGGCCGGCGACCAGAGTTACACCGTCTCCGAGCTGGCCGGGGTCGAGTGGCGCTCCCCCGAGGCCCTCGACGGCCATCTGCGCCTGCTGTTCCGCGGCGGCGCCCCGGGCGGGGCCGGGGAACGGCCGGCGCAGGCCGACCAGGACCCGGCGGCGGTCGTCTTCGGCCTCGGCTACGGACCGGTGCACGAGTCGCTGCCGTTCGCGGCGGCGGTCCTGGAGGCGGCCCGCGAGGCCGCGCCCGCGCTGCCGGCCGCGGCGGCGCCCCCGCGCGACCCGGCAGGCGTCGCGGAGCGGATACGCCACCTCGGCGAGCTGCACAGCGCGGGGCTGGTCACGGACGAGGAGTTCCGCAACAAGAAGGCCGAGCTCCTCGCGGAGTTGTAG
- a CDS encoding aldo/keto reductase: MTERRIDKVRLGTEGPEVGVQGLGCMGMSEFYGDTDEAAARDTLEAALEAGVTLLDTADMYGNGANEEFLRPFLAAHRDEITLATKFSVVRDAADASFRGISNDPAYIRGAVDASLRRLGVDVIDLYYMHRRDPAVPLAESVGAMAELVRAGKVRHLGLSEVTGAELREAHAVHPIAALQSEWSLFSRSVERSAVGAAAGLGVALVPYSPLGRGFLTGAFADAAELPENDFRRHQVRFTGDAAAANAALLEPVRKIAAAHGATLAQIALAWVQQRAEVHGLPVVPIPGTRSRGRLEENVAATRITLTQDELALLEPIAGQVVGDRYPDMSSTSDSRE, translated from the coding sequence ATGACGGAGCGCAGGATCGACAAGGTACGGCTCGGCACCGAAGGCCCCGAGGTCGGAGTGCAGGGGCTCGGCTGCATGGGCATGAGCGAGTTCTACGGTGACACCGACGAGGCGGCGGCACGCGACACACTGGAGGCGGCGCTGGAGGCCGGTGTCACCCTCCTCGACACGGCCGACATGTACGGGAACGGCGCCAACGAGGAGTTCCTCCGGCCCTTCCTGGCGGCGCACCGCGACGAGATCACCCTCGCCACGAAGTTCTCCGTCGTCCGGGACGCCGCCGACGCGTCCTTCCGCGGCATCAGCAACGACCCCGCGTACATCCGCGGGGCGGTGGACGCCAGCCTCCGCCGCCTGGGCGTGGACGTGATCGACCTCTACTACATGCACCGTCGCGACCCCGCGGTGCCGCTCGCCGAGTCCGTCGGCGCGATGGCGGAGCTGGTGCGGGCGGGCAAGGTCCGCCACCTCGGACTCAGCGAGGTCACCGGCGCGGAACTGCGCGAGGCGCACGCCGTCCACCCCATCGCCGCGCTGCAGTCGGAGTGGTCCCTGTTCAGCCGCTCCGTCGAGCGGAGCGCGGTGGGCGCGGCAGCCGGGCTGGGGGTGGCCCTGGTGCCGTACTCGCCGCTCGGCCGGGGCTTCCTCACCGGCGCGTTCGCGGACGCGGCGGAACTTCCCGAGAACGACTTCCGGCGCCACCAGGTGCGCTTCACCGGCGACGCCGCCGCGGCGAACGCGGCACTGCTGGAGCCCGTCCGCAAGATCGCCGCCGCCCACGGTGCGACACTGGCGCAGATCGCCCTCGCCTGGGTCCAGCAGCGGGCCGAGGTCCACGGTCTGCCGGTCGTCCCGATCCCGGGCACCCGCAGCCGCGGCCGCCTGGAGGAGAACGTCGCGGCCACCCGGATCACGCTCACGCAGGACGAACTGGCCCTGCTGGAGCCGATCGCGGGGCAGGTGGTGGGAGACAGGTACCCGGACATGTCCTCGACGTCGGACTCCCGCGAGTAG
- a CDS encoding MerR family transcriptional regulator — translation MTVLETTSATADGCSAAPPAHTRPDGQDHYTISEVAALTGLSVHTLRWYERIGLMPRVDRSHTGQRRFGNRDLDWLTFVGKLRRTGMPVADMVRYAELAREGDHTHEQRRELLESTRRDVRARIAELQDTLAVLDYKIDFYAGARRAPERA, via the coding sequence ATGACGGTGCTGGAGACCACATCCGCGACGGCCGACGGCTGCTCAGCGGCGCCACCCGCGCACACCCGACCCGACGGGCAGGACCACTACACCATCAGCGAGGTCGCCGCCCTGACCGGGCTGAGCGTGCACACCCTGCGCTGGTACGAGCGGATCGGCCTGATGCCGCGCGTCGACCGCTCGCACACCGGGCAGCGGCGCTTCGGCAACCGCGACCTGGACTGGCTGACCTTCGTCGGCAAGCTCCGGCGGACCGGGATGCCGGTGGCGGACATGGTGCGCTACGCCGAGCTGGCGCGGGAGGGCGACCACACCCACGAACAGCGGCGGGAGCTGCTGGAGTCGACGAGGCGCGACGTCCGCGCGCGGATCGCCGAACTCCAGGACACGCTCGCCGTGCTGGACTACAAGATCGACTTCTATGCGGGCGCCCGGCGGGCGCCGGAGAGGGCCTGA
- a CDS encoding serine hydrolase domain-containing protein — protein sequence MQSLESIENWPVPTAAAAVVRADGTVAGAHGPTGHRFPLASVTKPLAAYAALVAYEEGAVELDEPAGPDGSTVRHLLAHTSGLAFDEHRVTAPPGTRRLYSNAGFEVLGDHIAKATGIPFAEYLRQGVLEPLGMSSTSLDGSPAKDGVSTVDDLVRFAAEVQAPRLLDPRTVLEAMSVVHPGLSGVLPGYGHQKPNDWGLGFEIRDGKRPHWTGAASSPRTFGHFGQSGTFLWIDPDAGAACVALTDRAFGPWAVEAWPPFTDAVLAELRRWSAA from the coding sequence ATGCAGAGCCTGGAGTCGATCGAGAACTGGCCCGTCCCCACCGCGGCCGCCGCCGTCGTGCGCGCGGACGGCACCGTCGCCGGGGCCCACGGCCCCACGGGACACCGCTTCCCGCTGGCCTCCGTCACCAAGCCGCTCGCGGCCTACGCCGCGCTCGTCGCGTACGAGGAGGGCGCGGTGGAGCTGGACGAGCCCGCCGGGCCCGACGGCTCCACCGTGCGGCACCTGCTGGCGCACACCAGCGGGCTCGCTTTCGACGAGCACCGCGTCACCGCTCCTCCCGGAACCCGCCGGCTGTACTCCAACGCCGGTTTCGAGGTGCTCGGCGACCACATCGCGAAGGCCACCGGCATCCCGTTCGCGGAGTATCTGCGCCAGGGCGTGCTGGAGCCGCTGGGCATGTCGTCGACGTCGCTCGACGGCTCGCCCGCGAAGGACGGCGTCTCGACGGTCGACGACCTCGTGCGCTTCGCGGCCGAGGTGCAGGCCCCGCGGCTGCTCGACCCCAGGACCGTCCTGGAGGCGATGTCGGTCGTGCATCCCGGCCTGTCGGGTGTCCTGCCCGGTTACGGCCACCAGAAGCCGAACGACTGGGGGCTCGGCTTCGAGATCCGCGACGGCAAGCGCCCGCACTGGACCGGCGCCGCGTCCTCGCCCCGCACCTTCGGCCACTTCGGCCAGTCCGGCACCTTCCTGTGGATCGACCCGGACGCCGGCGCCGCGTGCGTGGCGCTGACCGACCGCGCCTTCGGGCCCTGGGCGGTCGAGGCCTGGCCGCCGTTCACCGACGCGGTGCTCGCCGAACTGCGCCGCTGGTCGGCGGCTTGA
- a CDS encoding DUF5994 family protein, protein MADSDIPHPSPGLLPDAIHAAVRPGTALLRLETTRSRQGVLDGAWWPRTRDVAREVPALVSALVEHLGPVSRVGLDAGAWNAIPTRLVVDDQIVHLDSFPVGDGTVLITRGDRDHFALMVVPPDTEPDAARAAMARAVQADNVTQAAEILVAALPSPMTEPQGPA, encoded by the coding sequence ATGGCCGACTCAGACATCCCGCACCCGTCCCCCGGGCTCCTGCCGGACGCGATCCACGCGGCGGTGCGTCCCGGCACGGCCCTGCTCAGGCTGGAGACCACACGCTCCCGGCAGGGCGTCCTCGACGGGGCGTGGTGGCCGCGCACCCGCGACGTGGCAAGGGAGGTCCCCGCGCTCGTGTCCGCCCTGGTCGAGCATCTCGGACCCGTCAGCCGTGTCGGTCTGGACGCCGGGGCGTGGAACGCCATCCCGACCCGGCTGGTCGTCGACGATCAGATCGTGCACCTCGACTCGTTTCCCGTCGGCGACGGCACCGTCCTGATCACCCGCGGCGACAGAGACCACTTCGCGCTGATGGTGGTGCCGCCGGACACCGAGCCCGATGCCGCCCGCGCGGCCATGGCCCGCGCGGTCCAGGCAGACAACGTCACGCAGGCCGCCGAGATCCTCGTCGCCGCGCTGCCGTCACCGATGACCGAACCGCAGGGGCCGGCATGA
- a CDS encoding cold-shock protein: MSTGTVKWFNAEKGFGFIEQDGGGADVFAHYSNIATQGFRELQEGQKVSFDIAQGQKGPTAENIVPA; the protein is encoded by the coding sequence ATGTCCACTGGCACCGTGAAGTGGTTCAATGCGGAAAAGGGTTTCGGCTTCATCGAGCAGGACGGTGGCGGCGCCGACGTGTTCGCCCACTACTCGAACATCGCCACCCAGGGCTTCCGTGAGCTGCAAGAGGGCCAGAAGGTGAGCTTCGACATCGCCCAGGGGCAGAAGGGCCCGACGGCCGAGAACATCGTTCCCGCCTGA
- a CDS encoding MerR family transcriptional regulator has translation MPPGSPRPADNLDDDDYPAYTMGRAAEMLGATPAFLRALGEHRLITPLRSEGGHRRYSRYQLRIAARARELVDQGTPIEAACRIVILEDQLEEAQRLNEQLRGRGHESRSGGAA, from the coding sequence ATGCCCCCTGGCAGTCCCCGCCCCGCCGACAATCTCGACGATGACGACTACCCCGCCTACACCATGGGCCGCGCGGCCGAGATGCTCGGCGCGACCCCTGCCTTCCTCCGCGCCCTGGGTGAGCATCGCCTGATCACTCCGCTCCGCTCCGAGGGCGGCCACCGGCGTTACTCGCGCTACCAGTTGCGCATCGCCGCCCGCGCCCGGGAACTCGTCGACCAGGGCACTCCCATCGAGGCCGCCTGCCGCATCGTCATCCTCGAGGACCAGCTCGAAGAAGCCCAGCGCCTCAACGAGCAACTGCGCGGCCGGGGCCACGAGTCGCGGTCGGGCGGCGCCGCCTGA
- a CDS encoding pirin family protein: MSIRRAGERYRGGDASAGIESLHAFSFGRFYDPDNLRFGAVIACNEERLAPGAGFDEHPHSHTEIVTWVVDGELTHRDSAGHATVVRPGDVQRLGSAGGVRHVERNDADVPLTFVQMWLAPKDPGGEPSYEIVRGIADATPYALPAAGAMLHVRRLAGDERTAVPDAPFVYVHVVRGVVRIDGEALGPGDAARITDADGLELAAAAPAEVLMWELSG; the protein is encoded by the coding sequence ATGTCCATACGGCGCGCCGGCGAGCGCTACCGCGGAGGGGACGCGTCCGCCGGTATCGAGTCCCTGCACGCCTTCTCGTTCGGGCGCTTCTACGACCCCGACAACCTGCGCTTCGGCGCGGTCATCGCCTGCAACGAGGAGCGCCTCGCCCCCGGCGCCGGGTTCGACGAGCACCCGCACAGCCACACCGAGATCGTGACGTGGGTGGTGGACGGCGAGCTGACCCACCGGGACTCCGCGGGCCATGCCACCGTCGTACGGCCCGGCGACGTCCAGCGGCTCGGCTCGGCGGGCGGGGTGCGGCACGTCGAGCGCAACGACGCCGACGTACCGCTCACGTTCGTGCAGATGTGGCTCGCACCGAAGGACCCGGGCGGCGAGCCGTCGTACGAGATCGTCCGCGGTATCGCCGACGCGACGCCCTACGCCCTCCCGGCGGCCGGGGCGATGCTGCACGTGCGCCGCCTCGCCGGTGACGAGCGGACCGCCGTGCCGGACGCCCCCTTCGTCTACGTCCATGTCGTCCGCGGCGTCGTCAGGATCGACGGCGAGGCCCTCGGCCCCGGGGACGCCGCCCGGATCACGGACGCCGACGGCCTCGAACTCGCCGCGGCAGCGCCCGCGGAGGTGCTGATGTGGGAGCTGTCCGGCTGA
- a CDS encoding PucR family transcriptional regulator, with translation MPHPEPALPPNAAHPHSATLKRLEQSSGRLAANAIARMDETLPWYRAMPPENRSWIGLVAQAGIAAFTEWFRHPETPQAISTDVFGTAPRELTRAITLRQTVEMVRTTIEVMESAIEEVAAPGDESVLREALLVYAREIAFATAQVYAQAAEARGAWDARLESLVVNAVLSGEADEGAVSRAAALGWNAPEHVCVVLGTAPDGDSELTVDAIRRAARHAKLQVLTGVLGDRLVVIAGGSDNPLQVAKALIGPYAAGPVVAGPVVPDLLAATRSAQAAAAGLKACSAWQDAPRPVLADDLLPERAIAGDPSAREQLVEEIYRPLEEAGSALLETLSVYLEQASSLEGAARMLFVHPNTVRYRLRRVTDVTGWSPSDVRSAFTLRIALILGRLVDGDQQL, from the coding sequence GTGCCCCATCCCGAACCGGCTCTGCCCCCGAACGCCGCCCATCCGCACTCCGCGACCCTGAAGCGCCTGGAGCAGTCGTCCGGGCGCCTCGCCGCGAACGCCATCGCGCGCATGGACGAGACGCTGCCGTGGTACCGGGCGATGCCCCCGGAGAACCGGTCGTGGATCGGCCTGGTCGCCCAGGCCGGAATCGCCGCGTTCACCGAGTGGTTCCGGCACCCCGAGACCCCGCAGGCGATCTCGACGGACGTCTTCGGCACGGCCCCGCGCGAACTGACCCGGGCGATCACCCTGCGCCAGACCGTGGAGATGGTCCGGACGACCATCGAGGTGATGGAGTCCGCGATCGAGGAGGTCGCCGCCCCGGGCGACGAGTCCGTACTGCGCGAGGCGCTGCTGGTGTACGCGCGGGAGATCGCCTTCGCGACCGCCCAGGTGTACGCGCAGGCCGCCGAGGCCCGCGGTGCCTGGGACGCCCGGCTGGAGTCGCTCGTGGTGAACGCCGTGCTGTCGGGCGAGGCCGACGAGGGGGCCGTCAGCCGGGCGGCGGCGCTCGGCTGGAACGCTCCGGAGCATGTGTGCGTGGTGCTCGGCACCGCGCCCGACGGCGACAGCGAGCTGACGGTGGACGCGATCCGGCGCGCCGCCCGGCACGCCAAGCTCCAGGTGCTGACCGGCGTGCTCGGCGACCGGCTCGTCGTGATCGCGGGCGGCAGCGACAACCCGCTGCAGGTGGCGAAGGCCCTGATCGGCCCGTACGCGGCCGGCCCGGTGGTCGCGGGCCCCGTCGTTCCGGACCTGCTGGCGGCGACGAGGTCGGCGCAGGCCGCGGCGGCCGGACTGAAGGCCTGCTCCGCGTGGCAGGACGCGCCCCGCCCGGTACTGGCGGATGATCTCCTTCCGGAGCGCGCGATCGCGGGTGATCCGTCCGCGCGGGAACAACTGGTGGAGGAGATCTACAGACCGCTGGAGGAGGCGGGCTCGGCCCTTCTGGAGACCCTGAGTGTGTATCTGGAGCAGGCAAGCAGTCTGGAGGGGGCGGCACGGATGCTGTTCGTGCACCCCAATACCGTCCGCTACCGGCTTCGACGTGTGACTGACGTCACCGGCTGGTCACCCTCCGATGTCCGTTCCGCATTCACTCTGCGGATCGCGCTCATCCTCGGGCGTCTGGTAGACGGCGATCAGCAACTCTAG
- a CDS encoding ACP S-malonyltransferase, whose protein sequence is MLVLVAPGQGAQAPGFLTPWLELPGASDRIAAWSDAIGLDLAHYGTKADADEIRDTAVAQPLLVAAGLLSASALGDVVPDAVAGHSVGEITAAVFAGVLDPTAALRLVRTRGLAMAEAAAVTETGMSALLGGDPEVSVAHLEKLGLTAANVNGAGQIVAAGTREQLAALEADKPEGVRKVVALKVAGAFHTHHMAPAVARLEEAAASLAPADPKVRYVSNRDGRTVATGDEVVSRLVGQVANPVRWDLCMETFKELGVTALVEVCPGGTLTGLAKRALPGVTTLALKTPDDLDAARTLLAETGSPAADAAGA, encoded by the coding sequence GTGCTCGTACTCGTCGCTCCCGGCCAAGGCGCTCAGGCGCCCGGCTTCCTGACCCCCTGGCTCGAACTCCCCGGCGCCTCCGACCGCATCGCGGCCTGGTCCGACGCCATCGGGCTCGACCTCGCCCACTACGGCACGAAGGCCGACGCGGACGAGATCCGCGACACGGCCGTGGCGCAGCCGCTGCTCGTCGCGGCCGGTCTGCTGTCCGCCTCCGCGCTCGGTGACGTCGTCCCGGACGCCGTCGCCGGTCACAGCGTCGGCGAGATCACGGCCGCCGTGTTCGCGGGCGTCCTCGACCCGACGGCCGCGCTGCGTCTCGTGCGCACCCGCGGCCTGGCGATGGCCGAGGCCGCCGCCGTCACGGAGACCGGCATGTCGGCCCTGCTCGGGGGCGACCCCGAGGTGAGCGTCGCGCACCTGGAGAAGCTGGGCCTGACCGCCGCGAACGTCAACGGCGCCGGGCAGATCGTCGCCGCCGGCACCAGGGAGCAGCTCGCCGCGCTGGAGGCGGACAAGCCCGAGGGAGTGCGCAAGGTCGTCGCGCTCAAGGTCGCCGGGGCGTTCCACACGCACCACATGGCCCCCGCCGTGGCACGGCTGGAGGAGGCCGCGGCGTCGCTGGCACCGGCCGACCCGAAGGTGCGTTACGTCTCCAACAGGGACGGCCGCACCGTCGCCACCGGTGACGAGGTCGTGTCCCGGCTGGTCGGGCAGGTCGCCAACCCGGTCCGGTGGGACCTGTGCATGGAGACCTTCAAGGAGCTCGGAGTGACCGCCCTGGTCGAGGTGTGCCCGGGCGGCACCCTCACCGGACTCGCCAAGCGCGCGCTGCCCGGCGTCACCACACTCGCGCTGAAGACCCCCGACGACCTCGACGCGGCCCGCACGCTGCTCGCCGAGACCGGTTCACCCGCCGCGGACGCGGCGGGCGCCTGA
- a CDS encoding ketoacyl-ACP synthase III yields MSKIKPSKGAPYARIMGVGGYRPTRVVPNEVILETIDSSDEWIRSRSGIATRHWANDEETVTAMSVEAAGKAIADAGLTPEQIGGVIVSTVSHFKQTPAVATEIADKIGATRPAAFDISAGCAGFGYGLTLAKGMIVEGSAEYVLVIGVERLSDLTDLEDRATAFLFGDGAGAVVVGPAKEPRIGPTVWGSEGDKSETIKQTVPWTDYRDGAVERFPAITQEGQAVFRWAVFEMAKVAQQALDAAGITADELDVFIPHQANMRIIDSMVKTLKLPEHVTVARDVETTGNTSAASIPLAMERLLATGQAKSGDTALVIGFGAGLVYAATVVTLP; encoded by the coding sequence ATGTCGAAGATCAAGCCCAGCAAGGGCGCCCCGTACGCACGCATCATGGGCGTCGGCGGCTACCGCCCGACCCGGGTCGTGCCCAACGAGGTGATCCTCGAGACGATCGACTCCTCCGACGAGTGGATCCGCTCCCGCTCGGGCATCGCCACCCGTCACTGGGCGAACGACGAGGAGACCGTGACGGCGATGTCGGTCGAGGCGGCGGGCAAGGCCATCGCCGACGCCGGGCTCACCCCGGAGCAGATCGGCGGTGTGATCGTCTCGACCGTGTCGCACTTCAAGCAGACCCCGGCCGTCGCCACCGAGATCGCGGACAAGATCGGCGCGACCAGGCCCGCCGCGTTCGACATCTCCGCCGGCTGTGCGGGCTTCGGCTACGGCCTGACCCTCGCCAAGGGCATGATCGTCGAGGGCTCGGCGGAGTACGTGCTGGTCATCGGCGTCGAGCGGCTCAGCGACCTGACCGATCTGGAGGACCGCGCCACGGCGTTCCTCTTCGGTGACGGCGCGGGCGCCGTCGTCGTCGGTCCCGCGAAGGAGCCCCGGATCGGCCCCACCGTGTGGGGTTCCGAGGGCGACAAGTCGGAGACCATCAAGCAGACCGTGCCGTGGACGGACTACCGCGACGGCGCCGTCGAGCGGTTCCCCGCCATCACCCAGGAGGGCCAGGCGGTCTTCCGCTGGGCCGTGTTCGAGATGGCGAAGGTCGCCCAGCAGGCGCTGGACGCGGCCGGGATCACCGCGGACGAACTGGACGTCTTCATCCCGCACCAGGCGAACATGCGGATCATCGACTCGATGGTGAAGACTCTGAAACTGCCGGAGCACGTCACGGTCGCCCGTGACGTGGAGACCACCGGCAACACCTCGGCCGCCTCGATTCCGCTCGCGATGGAGCGGCTTCTGGCGACCGGGCAGGCGAAGAGCGGCGACACCGCGCTCGTCATCGGCTTCGGGGCGGGTCTCGTCTACGCCGCGACGGTCGTTACCCTCCCCTAG